In one Electrophorus electricus isolate fEleEle1 chromosome 21, fEleEle1.pri, whole genome shotgun sequence genomic region, the following are encoded:
- the lpcat2 gene encoding lysophosphatidylcholine acyltransferase 2 — MAQRAFALPRQQSLFLPAVLNPFVQETRLTRHEKIKFCLLGVLLVPLRSVFLAVVLMATWLVAAVITFRRPLNRDVEPMTGWRRLMCRTVMVFLGRVCFLGMGFCVVVKGRQVSGAKAPILAVAPHSSFFDAIACIVAGLPSIVSRSESLDAPIFGRILQCLQPVLVSRKDPDSRKNTILEIRRRAMSGGHWPQMLIFPEGTCTNRSCLITFKQGAFVSGVPVQPVLIRYPGKMDTVTWTWQGPRLWTVLLHTLCQIYTTVEIEFLPPHIPTEEEKENATKFAHSVRAVMARSLGVPVTDHTFEDCRLMISAGELTLPMEAGLVEFTKISRKLNLKWDNVKKELENFATRASSCKGGRIRIEEFAGFLKLPISPALQELFALFDRDGDGTIDFREYVIGVTVLCRPANTEEVIHTAFKLFDIDEDNNITRDEFSSLLRSALGVCDLNVSKLFNAIDSDGSGHITYDEFRTFALTHPEYGKLFTTYIELQRYQGLQGEEPDFDSAFSQWGTSSPSDHQEDSNSHKKDA, encoded by the exons ATGGCTCAGCGAGCATTCGCCCTGCCTAGACAGCAGTCTCTGTTCCTACCGGCGGTTCTCAATCCGTTTGTGCAGGAGACCAGATTGACCCGACATGAGAAGATCAAA TTCTGCCTCCTGGGAGTCCTCCTCGTACCTCTCCGCTCCGTCTTCCTGGCTGTGGTGCTGATGGCAACGTGGCTGGTGGCCGCCGTAATAACGTTCAGGCGGCCCCTGAACAGAGACGTGGAGCCCATGACGGGCTGGAGGAG gctcaTGTGTCGTACAGTGATGGTGTTTCTAGGCCGGGTCTGTTTCCTAGGGATGGGCTTCTGCGTGGTGGTGAAGGGCAGGCAGGTGAGCGGTGCTAAGGCTCCCATTCTTGCTGTAGCTCCGCACTCCTCCTTCTTCGACGCCATCGCCTGCATCGTAGCCGGTCTGCCCTCCATCGTGTCCCGCTCCGAGTCCCTGGACGCGCCCATATTTGGCC GCATCCTGCAGTGCCTGCAGCCTGTGCTGGTGTCACGAAAGGATCCAGACTCACGCAAAAACACCATCTTGGAGATTAGGAGACGGGCCATGTCTGGGGGCCACTGGCCACAG ATGTTGATTTTCCCTGAAGGGACATGCACAAACCGATCTTGCCTCATTACCTTCAAACAAG GAGCCTTTGTGTCAGGGGTCCCTGTTCAGCCAGTGCTCATCAGATACCCCGGTAAGATG GACACAGTAACGTGGACTTGGCAAGGCCCCAGACT GTGGACTGTGCTtctgcacacactctgtcagATCTACACCACAGTCGAGATTGAG TTTCTTCCTCCACACATCCCaacagaagaagagaaggagaacgCCACTAAGTTTGCTCATTCCGTGCGGGCAGTGATGGCAAG GTCACTGGGTGTCCCGGTAACGGACCACACGTTCGAGGACTGTCGGCTCATGATCTCCGCCGGGGAGCTAACCCTGCCCATGGAAGCGGGGCTAGTGGAGTTCACAAAGATCAGCAGGAAACTGAA TCTGAAATGGGATAATGTgaagaaggagctggagaaTTTTGCCACCAGAGCTTCCTCATGTAAAGGCGGGCGGATCCGCATCGAGGAGTTTGCCGGTTTCCTCAAGTTACCCATCAGCCCAGCACTGCAGGAGCTCTTTGCTCTTTTCGAcagg GATGGAGATGGCACCATCGATTTCAGAGAGTACGTCATTGGTGTGACCGTGTTATGTCGACCAGCTAACACAGAGGAGGTCATCCACACAGCATTTAAG CTGTTTGATATAGACGAGGACAATAACATCACTCGAGATGAGTTTTCCAGTCTGCTGCGTTcggctctgggtgtgtgtgatctcaACGTCAGCAAACTCTTCAACGCAATCGACAGTGATGGATCAGGACACATCACCTACG ATGAGTTTCGCACCTTCGCTCTCACCCACCCAGAGTACGGTAAACTCTTCACAACATACATCGAGCTCCAGCGCTACCAGGGCCTCCAAGGGGAGGAGCCAGACTTTGACTCCGCCTTCTCCCAGTGGGGTACCAGTTCCCCTAGTGACCACCAGGAAGACAGCAACTCCCACAAGAAAGACGCTTAA
- the mmp2 gene encoding 72 kDa type IV collagenase, with the protein MRCSRFFGCRHLVLKAVIVQFLAVLETFSAPSPIIKFPGDDTVPRTDKEVALQYLNTFYGCPQDRCNLMVLKDTLKKMQKFFSLPETGEIDQKTVEIMKKPRCGVPDVANYNFFPTKPKWEKNEITYRILGYTIDLDEETVDDAFFRAFKVWSDVTPLSFTRIMDGEADIMINFGRNEHGDGYPFDGKDGLLAHAFAPGPSIGGDSHFDDDEQWTLGDGQVVKVKFGNAEGEFCKFPFLFMGKEYTSCTSQGRDDGFLWCSTTYNFDEDGKYGFCPHELLFTMAGNAQGAPCKFPFTFQGSKYDSCTTSGRDDGYRWCATTEDYDKDMAYGFCPETAMSTVGGNSEGAPCVFPFTFLGKTYESCTTSGRNDGKMWCAVTKSFDDDRKWGFCPDQGYSLFLVAAHEFGHALGLEHSQDPGALMAPIYTYSKHFRLSADDIKGIQELYGVPTDKPLPPTMGPVTPMDICSENIIFDAVAQIRGETFFFKDRFLFRSASVNSKPTGPMLVATFWSDLPEKIDAAYENPLEEKTVFFAGDEVWVYTASTLEKGFPKKISSLGLPSDLYHIDAAYSYHKSKKTYLFSGDKFWRYNEAKKKMDPGFPKLISDYWNGIPDDLDAAFSMNGNGHSYFFKDSHYLKMDESLKIIKVGEVKTDWLRC; encoded by the exons ATGAGATGCTCCAGGTTCTTCGGCTGCAGGCATCTGGTGCTCAAAGCTGTGATTGTGCAGTTCCTCGCTGTTCTGGAAACTTTCTCCGCGCCGTCGCCCATTATTAAGTTCCCCGGAGATGACACTGTCCCGCGGACGGACAAAGAAGTAGCGCTG CAATATCTGAACACGTTCTATGGATGTCCTCAAGACCGCTGCAACCTGATGGTTCTGAAGGACACACTGAAGAAGATGCAGAAGTTCTTTTCTCTTCCAGAAACAGGAGAAATTGACCAGAAGACGGTGGAGATCATGAAGAAGCCACGATGTGGAGTTCCAGATGTGGCTAATTACAACTTCTTCCCCACAAAGCCAAAGTGGGAAAAGAACGAGATTACATACAG GATACTGGGCTACACCATTGATCTGGATGAGGAGACAGTTGATGATGCATTCTTCCGTGCCTTCAAAGTCTGGAGTGACGTCACACCTCTCAGCTTCACGCGCATCATGGACGGAGAAGCTGATATCATGATCAACTTTGGCCGAAATG AACATGGCGATGGTTATCCGTTTGACGGGAAGGATGGTCTCTTAGCCCACGCGTTTGCTCCTGGCCCTTCCATTGGAGGAGACTCCCATTTCGACGACGACGAACAGTGGACTCTCGGAGATGGCCAAG TTGTAAAGGTGAAGTTTGGTAATGCGGAAGGGGAATTCTGCAAATTTCCGTTCCTCTTCATGGGTAAGGAATACACCAGCTGTACGTCCCAGGGGCGAGACGATGGCTTCCTCTGGTGCTCCACCACTTACAACTTTGATGAGGATGGGAAATATGGCTTCTGCCCGCACGAGC TGCTGTTCACAATGGCTGGAAATGCACAAGGAGCACCGTGCAAGTTTCCCTTCACATTCCAAGGGAGCAAATATGACAGCTGCACTACCTCAGGCCGAGATGATGGGTACCGCTGGTGTGCCACCACTGAGGACTACGATAAGGACATGGCCTACGGCTTCTGCCCCGAGACTG CCATGTCGACGGTGGGCGGGAACTCAGAGGGCGCTCCCTGCGTCTTCCCCTTCACCTTCCTGGGCAAAACCTACGAGTCCTGCACCACGTCCGGCCGCAACGACGGGAAAATGTGGTGCGCCGTCACCAAAAGCTTCGACGATGACCGCAAATGGGGTTTCTGTCCTGACCAAG GCTACAGTCTGTTCTTGGTGGCCGCCCATGAGTTTGGCCACGCTCTGGGCCTGGAGCACTCCCAGGACCCTGGGGCCCTCATGGCTCCAATCTACACCTACAGCAAGCACTTCAGGCTCTCTGCTGATGACATCAAAGGCATACAGGAACTGTATG GTGTGCCCACAGAcaagcccctcccacccaccATGGGCCCAGTCACCCCTATGGATATCTGCAGTGAGAACATCATTTTTGATGCAGTAGCCCAGATCAGAGGAGAGACCTTCTTCTTTAAGGACAG gttccTGTTCAGGTCAGCCAGTGTTAACAGTAAGCCTACAGGCCCCATGCTGGTGGCCACGTTCTGGAGTGACCTTCCTGAGAAGATAGACGCAGCCTACGAAAACCCTCTGGAGGAAAAGACAGTGTTCTTTGCAG GTGACGAGGTGTGGGTGTACACAGCCAGTACCCTGGAGAAGGGCTTTCCTAAGAAGATCTCCTCCCTGGGTCTACCATCAGACCTCTACCACATAGATGCAGCCTACTCATACCACAAGAGCAAGAAGACTTACCTGTTCTCTGGAGACAAGTTCTGGAG GTACAATGAAGCCAAGAAGAAAATGGATCCCGGATTTCCCAAACTCATTTCCGATTACTGGAATGGTATTCCTGATGACCTGGATGCAGCGTTCAGTATGAACGGGAACG GTCATAGCTACTTCTTCAAAGACTCTCACTATCTCAAAATGGACGAGAGCCTGAAGATCATCAAGGTGGGAGAGGTGAAAACAGACTGGCTGCGTTGCTGA